The following proteins are co-located in the Triticum aestivum cultivar Chinese Spring chromosome 1A, IWGSC CS RefSeq v2.1, whole genome shotgun sequence genome:
- the LOC123172262 gene encoding F-box/FBD/LRR-repeat protein At1g51370: MKMEPAAGKRPRTTDRTCARPTSIADRISDLPDAILGEIISLLSTKDAARTQALASRWRHLWRTASLNLDFRGLPANHTDVLPGIILAAHEGLVHRLCLPARYLSDKAAAMEAWIQSPALDKLQELDFYLLELPNTCVDLQSPPASIFRFSSTLRVATISMCSLMDYSVETLRFPQLRKFALVAVDISEDSLCHVINTCCPALECLLLRTNFNVHGVRINSPTLQSVGIHASVVELTVENAPSLERLLCLKMHMKMIVSVVSAPKLETLGCISHHEWGSKIMFGTTVIEGLRVDSLTTMVRTVKILAIHMNSNLDMVIDLMRCFPCLEKLYMKIHKKTPTGTNCWRRKHRNFLTSHDICLKTVVLGYYKGFQAQVDFVTFFVLNARSLESIQLVVDSRNYSREFVSGQREKLQIEKRASRGARLSFTTDRCHDVLSIVHLNDLDLADPFASRC, translated from the exons ATGAAGATGGAGCCGGCCGCCGGAAAAAGGCCAAGAACCACCGATCGGACCTGTGCAAGACCAACAAGTATTGCTGACCGCATCAGCGATCTACCTGATGCCATCCTCGGTGAGATCATCTCCCTTCTTTCCACCAAGGACGCCGCTCGCACCCAAGCCCTCGCGTCTCGGTGGCGCCATCTATGGCGCACCGCCTCTCTTAACCTCGACTTCCGTGGCCTCCCTGCCAATCACACTGATGTCCTCCCCGGCATCATCCTCGCCGCCCACGAGGGACTGGTTCACCGTCTCTGCCTCCCGGCGCGTTACCTCTCAGACAAAGCCGCTGCCATGGAAGCCTGGATCCAATCCCCTGCTCTGGATAAGCTCCAGGAGCTCGACTTCTACCTACTAGAGCTGCCAAATACATGTGTAGATCTGCAATCGCCACCGGCGTCCATCTTCCGATTCTCGTCCACTCTCCGCGTGGCCACCATCAGCATGTGCTCTCTCATGGACTATTCTGTTGAAACACTCCGCTTTCCTCAGCTCAGGAAGTTTGCACTGGTGGCAGTCGACATCTCGGAGGACTCGTTGTGCCACGTTATCAACACATGCTGCCCTGCCCTAGAGTGCTTGCTGCTGAGAACCAATTTTAACGTTCATGGTGTCAGGATCAACTCCCCTACCCTTCAAAGTGTAGGTATTCATGCGAGCGTTGTAGAACTCACCGTTGAGAATGCCCcgtcacttgaaaggttgctctgCTTGAAAATGCATATGAAAATGATAGTGTCAGTAGTCTccgcgcccaaactggagaccttgggttgCATTTCTCACCATGAATGGGGCTCCAAAATCATGTTTGGCACCACAGTTATCGAG GGTTTGCGCGTTGATAGCCTGACAACTATGGTGCGTACTGTCAAGATCTTAGCTATCCATATGAATTCAAATCTGGACATGGTTATTGACTTGATGAGATGTTTTCCGTGCTTGGAGAAGTTGTATATGAAG ATTCACAAAAAAACACCAACAGGGACAAATTGCTGGCGTCGCAAACACCGGAATTTTCTCACATCTCATGATATTTGTTTGAAGACCGTAGTGTTGGGATATTATAAAGGCTTCCAGGCACAAGTTGACTTTGTTACATTCTTTGTACTGAATGCAAGATCACTAGAGTCCATTCAACTTGTGGTTGATTCCAGGAATTACAGCCGCGAATTTGTCTCAGGACAACGTGAGAAGCTTCAGATAGAGAAGAGAGCTTCTAGAGGTGCCCGGCTTAGTTTTACGACAGATCGTTGCCATGATGTTTTGAGTATCGTCCACCTCAATGATTTGGATTTGGCCGATCCCTTTGCTTCTAGATGTTGA